A genomic region of Gemmata massiliana contains the following coding sequences:
- a CDS encoding peptidylprolyl isomerase, whose translation MNPKNPKVFFDVAIDGKAAGRIEMELFADTCPKTAENFLQLCVGTKSKTGKALAYKGSPFHRVIPGFMCQGGDFTSGDGTGGESIYGETFDDETFEGKAGKHFGPGTLSMANAGRNTNGSQFFLCTAATPHLNGKHVVFGQVVKGYDVVKKIEAVGSRSGKTSAKVTISDCGKVE comes from the coding sequence GTGAACCCCAAGAACCCCAAAGTGTTCTTCGACGTTGCCATCGACGGCAAGGCGGCCGGGCGGATCGAAATGGAGCTGTTCGCCGACACGTGCCCCAAGACCGCCGAGAACTTCCTGCAACTGTGCGTCGGCACCAAGAGTAAGACGGGGAAAGCACTGGCCTACAAGGGCTCGCCGTTCCACCGCGTGATCCCGGGCTTCATGTGCCAAGGGGGTGACTTCACGTCCGGTGACGGTACGGGCGGCGAATCGATCTACGGCGAAACGTTCGACGACGAAACCTTTGAAGGTAAGGCCGGCAAGCACTTCGGCCCCGGTACCCTTTCGATGGCGAATGCCGGGCGGAACACGAACGGTTCTCAGTTCTTCCTGTGCACCGCGGCAACACCACACCTCAACGGTAAGCACGTCGTGTTCGGGCAGGTCGTGAAGGGTTACGACGTGGTCAAGAAGATTGAAGCCGTCGGTTCGCGGAGTGGGAAGACGTCGGCCAAGGTCACCATCAGCGACTGCGGAAAGGTTGAGTAG